ACGTCCCGGTAGAACTCCAGTGCCGCCTCGTCATCGTGGGTGGACAGCACCACGTGGCCCAGCCCCTGCTCCCCAGTGACGAAGGTGTGCCCGTAAGGGCTGACCACCCGCCGGTGCTCCAGCGCGACCCCGTGGAACACCTCCAGGGTGTTGCCGGAGGGGTCCTCGAAGGTGATCAGCTCGTACACCCGCCGGTCGGCCAGCTGCTCGGCGGTGCCCTCCTTGAACGGCACCCCCGCGGCCTGCAGGTTCCGCCGCACCTCATCCAGCTCCGCCGCGTTGGCCGTCTCCCAGCCCGCCTGCGCCAGCCGGTCGGTCTCCCCCGGGAAGATCACCAGCCGGGCGGGGAAGTCGTCCATCCGCAGGTACAGCGCGTCCGGGTCGGTGCCCTTGCCTTCGACCATGCCGAGCACCTTGAGCCCGTACTCCCGCCACTTCGCCATATCCGTGGCTTCGAT
The sequence above is drawn from the Amycolatopsis aidingensis genome and encodes:
- the hsaC gene encoding iron-dependent extradiol dioxygenase HsaC, with translation MGIRSLGYLRIEATDMAKWREYGLKVLGMVEGKGTDPDALYLRMDDFPARLVIFPGETDRLAQAGWETANAAELDEVRRNLQAAGVPFKEGTAEQLADRRVYELITFEDPSGNTLEVFHGVALEHRRVVSPYGHTFVTGEQGLGHVVLSTHDDEAALEFYRDVLGFRLRDSMRLPPQLVGRPADGEPAWLRFFGCNPRHHSLAFLPMPTPSGIVHLMVEVENTDDVGLCLDRALRRKVPMSATLGRHVNDLMLSFYMKTPGGFDVEFGCEGRQVDDQSWIARESTAVSLWGHDFSVGAREQ